ATCACCCATAACTAATTCGCCAGAGTCGCCATCATAATCAGTTGGCTGTATTCGAACAATCCACCCTTGTTTATATGGACTCCTATTCAAAACAGTAGCATCACTTTCTACAGCATCATTCTTGGCTACAATTTCTCCGGCAAATGGCGTCTTAACTGGCCCGACCCATTTCCCACTTTCAACCGTGGCAATGCTTTTGCCTTTTTTAACTGATTTTCCCACTTTTTTTGCACGGCAATGAAGCATGGCTCCTGCCAACGATTGGGCAATATCTGTCATACCCAAATCAACGGTTCCATCATCATTTTTTTTAATCCATACATTAAAATCCACATGATATTGAAGATCATCCGGTAGCATACAATTTTTTAATTCAGCCATAATATTCCTTTTTACTAATAGGTTAATACCATATTACTATCGAGACCTTCATCTGTCATGAAGGCAGCGCCGACAACGCCATCACATTCTTCAATCAAATCTTCTTCTGTCATATCATGAAGTTGAAGCGCTGCAGAACAAACATACATTTCTGCATCTGCTTCTTTTGCATCACGAATAAAGTCCATAACTGATTTTCCGCCTTCTTTCGCATATAGCGCATCAGCTTCACCTTTTTTCATAAGTAGCACACCATCAATTTGGAAAATGATCATTACTTCATTATCCATGGCAGCAGCAACACTTGCCATATAGAAAGGTGTTGCGCATCGTTGTGGTGTTGCTGGCCCCGATGTAACAAATATGGTTACTTTTCCGTCTTCTGACATTTTATTTCCTTTATCTTCTATACAAATAATTGAATATCTGCATCTGCAGCATATTCTAAAAAGGTGGCCGCCC
The Candidatus Neomarinimicrobiota bacterium DNA segment above includes these coding regions:
- a CDS encoding glycine cleavage system protein H; translation: MAELKNCMLPDDLQYHVDFNVWIKKNDDGTVDLGMTDIAQSLAGAMLHCRAKKVGKSVKKGKSIATVESGKWVGPVKTPFAGEIVAKNDAVESDATVLNRSPYKQGWIVRIQPTDYDGDSGELVMGDDAISGFDGYMTEKEMGECIHCEGFEG
- a CDS encoding sulfur reduction protein DsrE — its product is MSEDGKVTIFVTSGPATPQRCATPFYMASVAAAMDNEVMIIFQIDGVLLMKKGEADALYAKEGGKSVMDFIRDAKEADAEMYVCSAALQLHDMTEEDLIEECDGVVGAAFMTDEGLDSNMVLTY